CCACATGGTACGCTTCACGCGGGCCTTGCCCTGGACAACCTTCAGCGCGCGGTCGACGAAATCGGTCTCCGACAGTTTGCGCATGCCGATGGAAACGGCCTTGGCAACCGGCACCTTGAGACGCATCTTGTCCTTCTCGAAATCGATGACAAAAAGCTCGAGCTTCATGCCGGCGACTTCCTGCTCTTCGATGGCGACGATCTGGCCGACGCCGTGAGCGGGATAGACGATCGACTCGCCGGTCTTGAAGCCCTGGCGCGTGGAAGATTTCTTCTGCTGGGTCGTCATTCTATTCAAATACTCCCTGTTACGCTCCCCGGCGACGGCCGGGGTGGGTCCGGGGACCCGGGAAAGACGGGGGGCACCTTGGGGGTGTCACCACTGGTCCGTCCGCCATGCGCAAAAACGTCCCTTTCGACGCGATCACATTTGAGCAACCGAGGTTGCCTATGGGAGGTGAGCGACGTTGAGGGATCGTTAGCTTTCGTGGTGGTGTTCGGGCACGCAAAATGCCGCGATTTGGATCAGTATCCGGACCCTATCACAAAAAAGTGCCGAAATCAATAATTTGCTTCGCATGGGTCATCAAGCCTGCCCTATCGCGCTTTTCGCGCGAGCATGCTTTTTTCCCCAGCTTCGGTCATTGCCGCCCGGTGCCGGGCGATCGCGCCCGGCCGGCGGGGTCAGTCGCCCTGGCCGGGCTTCGGCGAGAAATACTGCTCGTACTTGCCTTCCACGCCGTCCATTTCCTTGGCTTCCGGCATCGCATCGCGCTTGATCGTGATGTTCGGCCAGACCGAGGCGAATTCCGAATTGATCTTCAGCCACTTGTCGAGGCCCGGCTCGGTATCCGGCTTGATGGCCTCGGCGGGACATTCCGGTTCGCAGACGCCGCAGTCGATGCATTCGTCGGGATGGATGACGAGAAAGTTCTCGCCCTCATAGAAGCAGTCGACGGGGCACACTTCCACACAGTCCGTGTACTTGCAGCGGATGCAGTTGTCGGTCACGACATACGTCATGCTTCACTCCAGAATCGTCATAAGGCGGCGGAGGCGGGGCCATCCGGCGCCGCAAAACCTGTCACGCAGTCGGCTTGCCGGACAGAAGAGGGCCGCGCTCGCGCAGGCTGTCCGGTGGCTGAGGTAAAGGCTTTGCAGGCGCTTTGCAAGCGTAATACATGCGCCGCCTGACGTGGGCGAGGTATAGAATTCTAATCCTCGTCGTCGCCGGGAAAAGCCTGGAGCCGGTCGGTTTCCCGGCGCTCCCGCTTCGTCGGCCGTCCGGCACCCCGTTCGCGCGTCGCCTGCGCAAAGAGATTGCGCTCCTCGCGGGGCGCTGGGGGCGGCGTCATGTCGCTGTAGAGAAGGCGGGCTTCCTCATAGGGGCCGCGGCGCACGCCGGGCTGGAGCACCTTGACCACCGCGTCGTGCCGGTCGAGCGAGAGGACGATAACGTCGCCCGGCCGCACCGCATGCGAGGGCTGGCGGACACTGACGCCGTTGACGCTGACATCGCCCGCCTCGACGGACTTCGCCGCGAGCGAGCGGGACTTGCGCAGCCGCGCGAAGAACAGCCACTTGTCGATGCGCTGTCGCGCCTGACCCGCGGGCTGTTCCTCGTTATGCGCCATCGGCCTACTTCTTCATCTGCTCCTTGAGCGCCGCGAGCTTGGCGAAGGGCGAATCCGGATCGATCGGCTTTTCCTTGCGGGGAGGCCGGGCCTCGAACTTCGCCTGCTGCGGCTTGCCGCCACGGTCGTTGCGCTCGCCGCGATCCGGGCGGTTGCCGCCCTGCGGCTTTCCGTCGCGGCCCTTGTTCTGGTCCGGGCGGCCGCGGCCGCCTTCCCGGCGCTCGCCACGCTCGCCGGCCGGCTGGCCGCGATGACGCTCGCCGCCGCGGCGTTCGCCCTGGCCCTGACGGTCGCCGTGGCGCTGGCCCTGACGCTGGTTGTCGTGGCGCGAGCCCGGACGCCAGAGGAGGACGGGCTTGGCCTCGGCCGGCTCGCCTTCGCCGGCCGCTTCCGCGACCGGGGCTTCCGCAGTCTCGGCAACGGGTGCCTCGGTGGCCGCAGCCGGAGCCTCGGTTGTCTCGACCGGGGCTTCAGCCGTCGCTTCGCCTTCGTCGGACGCATCGGCATCGTGTTCGTCGGAGGTCTCCGCGCCTGCTTCCGCCGGGGTCTCCGCAGCGGCGGCGGCCGGGGCCTGCGCGGCGAGGAAGGCGGCGGCCTCCTCGGCCTTCACGCTGTCGGCACGGTAGCCGAGACCCTTGAGGATCTCCTCCATGTCGTCCGGCGTCGCGCCGAGAATGGAGAGCATGGCGGTCGTCGCCATGAAGCGGCGGCCGTCATAGGCGCCTTCCGGACGCGGCGTGCCGGGCTTCCACTGCAGGAGCGGACGGATGAGGTCGGCAAGGCGCTCGAGGATGTCGATGCGCACGGCGCGCTTGCCGAGGAAACGGAAGCCGGCCAGCTTGTAGAAGGCACGCTCGTAGCTCGGATCGGTGACGACCGAGGTGCGGCCGGCGGCCAGCACCGGGATAAGGTCGCCGTAGCCCGGCTTGTCGAGGCCGTCGTTCTTCAGCGCCCAGAGCAGCGTGATGAGTTCGGCCGGAGCGGGCTTCAGCAGCGCCGGCATGAAGATGTGGTAGGCGCCGAAGCGGATACCGTGCTTGCGCATGGAAGCGCGGGCGTCCTGGTCGAGCGCCTTCACGTCGTCGGCGACGTCGCGGCGGAACAGCACGCCGAGGCTTTCCACGAGCTGGAAGGCGAGGCCCTTGGCAAGGCCCTGCAGGTCTTCGGCACGCGAAAGATCGTCCAGCGGCTTCAGCACGGTCGCGATGTGATGGTTCACGAAGCGCTCGATGCGGGCGGCAACGTGGTCGCGCGCATTGCCCGTCAGCTGCTCGTCGGAGAGCAGGATGACGCGCGGGCGCATGATGTGGTCGGAGGCCGAAAGGCGCGCGACGGGATCGCCGAGCCAGCGCACGGTGCCGTCCGAGCTCAGCGCGAGATCGGCATTGCCGGCGGCATGCAGGCGTGCGGCACGGGCCTCGAACTCCAGCGCGAGCGCCTTCTGCGCAGCCGCCTGCACGGCCTTCGCATCGGGGCCTTCCGTCCCGGCGGCCAGCGTGAACCGGAAACCGGCCAACTGCCCGACATGATGTCCCTCTACGAAGACATCGCCATTCACACTGATTTCAGCTTCCAGCATCGCATTCTCTCTCAGGCGCTTCATGAGCACAGATGTCCTGCGATCAACAAAGCGTTTCGTCAACCGTTCATGTAGCGCATCGGACAATCGGTCTTCGATTTCCCGCGTCTTTTCCTGCCAGTGTGTCGGATCGGCAAGCCATCCGGGCCGATTCGACACATAGGTCCAGGTCCTTATCTGCGCGATTCGTGCCGAAAGCGTGTCGATCTCGCCATCGGTCCGGTCGGCCCGGCGGACCTGATCCGCCAGAAAATCTTCGTTCACCGTGCCACGCTTTACCAGGTCCGCATAGAGCGTCGAGATGAGATCGGCATGCTGGGCGGGCGTGATGCGGCGATAATCGGGAAGCGCGCAGGCTTCCCAGAGCTTTTCGACGCGCTCGGGCGTCGTCGCAAGGTCCCGGACATCCGGGTAGCGCGAGAGATGGTCCAGCGCCTGCTGGTCGACGGCCGGCAGCGCCCGCGTCAGCCCGCCGATCGGCGGCGGCGCATCGAGCGACTGGCGCAGCGATTGCAGGGAGGAATAGTCGAAGCGGGTCGTGCGCCATTGCAGCACCTTCACGGGATCGAAATGGTGCGTCTCGATGCGCTTGACCAGTTCGTCGTCGAAGGGATCGACGCGGCCCGTCACGCCGAAGGTGCCGTCGCGCAGGTGCCGGCCGGCACGGCCGGCGATCTGGGCGAGCTCGGCCGGGTTGAGGTTGCGGAACTGGTAGCCGTCGAATTTTCGATCCTGCGCGAAGGCGACATGGTCGACGTCGAGGTTGAGGCCCATGCCGATGGCATCGGTGGCGACGAGATATTCGACGTCGCCCTCCTGGTAGAGCGCGACCTGCGCATTGCGGGTACGCGGCGAGAGCGCGCCGAGCACCACCGCCGCCCCGCCGCGCTGGCGGCGGATGAGTTCGGCGATGGCATAGACCTCATCGGCCGAGAAGGCGACGATGGCGGTGCGCTGCGGCAGGCGCGTGATCTTCTTCGAGCCGGAATAGAAGAGCTGCGACAGGCGCGGCCGCTCGATGACATGGATGCCGGGCAGGAGCTGCTCGAGGATCGGCTTCATGGTAGCCGCGCCGAGCAGCAGCGTCTCGTCGCGGCCCCTCAGATGCAGCACCCGGTCGGTGAAGATGTGGCCGCGTTCCAGATCGCCGGCAAGCTGCACCTCGTCGATGGCGACGAAGGCGGCGCGCGTCTCGCGCGGCATCGCCTCCACCGTGCAGACAGAGAAGCGCGCCATATGCGGCGTGATCTTCTCCTCGCCGGTGACGAGCGCGACATTGTGCTGGCCGACCTTCTCGACGAGGCGCGTATAGACCTCGCGCGCGAGAAGGCGCAGAGGCAGGCCGATAACGCCCGTCTCATGTGCCACCATGCGCTCGATTGCGTAGTGGGTCTTGCCCGTATTGGTCGGGCCGAGCACCGCGGTCACCCCGCGGCCGCTCAGGATCATGGGTGCTTGCGACAAGACATGCCCCGGCAGGTTTCAGTTTCGGGCTCACAGATGCCCATCGGGGCGGCCGATGGCAAGGGGGGAGGCGAAATAGGGCGGTTTTCCCGATGCTTTGCAAGAGTCTGGAACAGGGCGCGAACGAAACGGAGACGAATCGATGACTCTGGGTGATTCAGGGTTTGTTCACCTCTAGGGGTGGGCCGGCCCGCGGCAGAACCACGAAATGCTGAATCGGATCAACCGGTAAGGAGCCGCCCTGCTGGCCGGGGCGATCAAACGAGATGGTCGCGCAGATCCGCCCCGTCCCAGCCGCCGCCCGCCTCGTAGAGCGGAAACACCTCTTCCGTCAGATACGGTCCGCCGCCGACCGATTCCTTCGAGGACATCAGCACGAAGCGGTTCACGGTGAAGGGCGCGGTGTGGAAGTTTCCGCGGCCGGAGAGGTAGTGGGCGACGTCCTCGGTGCGGGCGTTGCGCAGGCGCGCGAGCGTGACGTGCGGGGTGAACTTGCGCGGATCGGCGGGAAGGCCGAGGCGCTGGCAGATGCGCTCGACCTCGCCCTGCAGCGCGTACATTTCCGGCGCCTGCGTGACACCGGCGAAAACCGAATGCGGCTTCTTCGAGCCGAAGGAGCCGATGCCGGAAAGCGCGAGCTGGAATTCCGGGCGCTCGATGCGGTCGAGCCGGTCGACCACCTCGTCGGCGGTGCGCCCGTCGATATCGCCGATGAAGCGCAGCGTGATGTGGAAGTTCTCGACGTCTATCCAGCGGGCTCCGGGAAGTCCGCCTCTCAGGAGCGAGAGGCTCATCGCCGCGTTGCGCGGCACTTCGAGGGCGACGAAAAGTCTCGGCATGGCGACTTCTCCCTGCTGGAAAGTAACGTCAGCGAATCACGCAACGGATTTTTGCGCAACCCTAATTTCGCACCCGCGAGAACTACTCCCCTGCCTTGATCGACTTGAGGAAGGTCTCGACCGTCGGCAGGATGGACTGGACCATGACGTCCACGCCCGCCGGGTTCGGATGCATTCCATCCTCGATCTGGAGGTTCGCCTTGGTGACGACCCCGTCGAGGAAGAAGGGATAGAGCGGAACACCGTGCTTTTCCGAAAGGCGTCCGTAGATGCCATTGAAGCGTTCGGCATAGTCCGCGCCCATGTTGGGCGGGGCGAGCATGCCGGCGAGCAGCACCGCGATGCCGCGCTCCTTGAGCCGCGTCAGCATGGCGTCGAGGTTCTTTTCGGTCTCCTCCGGCGCGATGCCGCGCAGCGCGTCGTTGGCGCCGAGCTCGAGGATGACGCCCTGCGTCCCGTCGGGGATCGACCAGTCGAGGCGGGCGAGGCCGCCGGAGGTCGTGTCGCCCGAGACGCCGGCATTGGCGATCTCGACCTCATGGCCCTTCGCCCGAAGGGCCGCCTCCAGCTTGACCGGGAAGGCGTCGGCAGCCGGAAGCTGGTAGCCGGCCATCAGGCTGTCGCCGAAGCCGACGAGCTTGACAGGTTCGGCGCGGGCCATGCCCGTGGATAACAAAGCTGTGATGGCAAGTGAGGCGAAAAATCCGAGCGCCGCTTTAAACGACATGATGCTGATCCTAGATTGCTGGCATTCCAGTCTTTTCCATACATATAGGGCAGAATTCCTTGGCCAGAACCATCATCGATCTGAAAAAAGCCGATCTCACCCTCGGACGGGCGGCCGCATCCGTGCATGTCCTCAAGGGGATCGACCTGACGATCGATGCGGGCGAATCGGTCGGCATCGTCGGGCCGTCCGGCTCCGGCAAGTCGACGCTGCTGATGGTGCTGGCAGGCCTCGAACGGCTGGACGGCGGCGAGATCCATATCGACGGCGCCGCCCTGCACGCGATGAACGAGGACAGGGTGGCCGATTTCCGCGGCCGCAATATCGGCATCGTCTTCCAGTCCTTCCACCTCATTCCCAACATGACGGCGCTGGAAAACGTCGCCGTGCCGCTGGAGCTGGCCAATGTGCGCGACGCCTTCGATATCGCGCGGCGCGAGCTGGAGGCCGTCGGGCTCGGCGAGCGCCTGTCGCACTATCCCGGCCAGCTTTCGGGCGGCGAGCAGCAGCGCGTCGCCATTGCCCGCGCGCTCGCGCCATCGCCGAAGCTGCTGATCGCCGACGAGCCGACCGGCAACCTCGACACGGAGACCGGCCGCCAGATCGCCGACCTCCTCTTTTCCAAGCAAGCCGAGCGCGGCATGACGCTGGTGCTGGTAACGCACGATCCGGCGCTTGCCGCCCGCTGCGGCCGGCAGGTCGCCATGCGCTCGGGCGAAATCGTCTCGGGCGCCGCGCCCCTGCGCGCGCTTGCCGAAGCGGTGCCGGCATGAGGGCCGGCGCGGTCCTCCGCCAGGTCCCGCTCGCCCTTCGCCTTGCCTTGCGCGAAATGCGCGGCGGCCTGAAGGGCTTCTACATCTTCCTCGCCTGCATCGCGCTCGGCACGGCGGCGATTGCCGGCGTCAATTCGGTGTCGAGCGCCATTACGCAGGCGATAGCCTCGCAGGGCCAGACGCTGCTGGCCGGCGACGTGCGCTTCGAATTCCGCAACCGCTTCGCCACGCCCGAGGAGCTGAACTATTTCGAGGGCCTCGGCGCGGTTTCCAGGACCACGGGCCTGCGCTCCATGGTGCGCCTGCCGGACGGCTCCGACCAGACGCTGGTGGAGGCGAAGGGCGTCGACGGCGCCTATCCGCTCTACGGCACGCTGGAGACCGAGCCGCAGAAGCCGGCCGCTGCGCTCTTCGCGAAGGATGGCGACGCCTATGGCGCGGTCGTCGCGCCTCTGCTGCTCGACCGGCTCGGCCTTGCCGTCGGTGACGAGATCCTGCTCGGCACGGCGAAGATCCGCATCGCCGCCACGCTCACCCGCGAGCCGGACGCCGTCTCTGAAGGCTTCGGCTTCGCCCCGCGCCTGATGCTGCCCGAGGAGGCCCTGCGGGCGAGCGGGCTGGTGCAGACGGGCAGCCTCGTGGAGAATGCCTATCGCATCCGCCTTGCGAAACCCGATCTCTCCCCGGCCGCCATCCGCGCGGAAGCCAACAAGGCCTTCCCGACGGCCGGCTGGTCGATCCGTACGGCCGACAGCGCGGCGCCGGCGCTGACCGCCAACATCACCCGCTTCTCGCAGTTCCTGACGCTGGTCGGCCTGACGGCGCTGATCGTCGGGGGCGTCGGCGTGGCGAACGCCGTGCGCGCCTATCTCGATTCCAAGCGCTCGGTGATCGCCACCTTCAAGTGCCTCGGCGCGCCGGCCTCGCTCGTCGCGCTCGTCTATCTCGCGCAGATCGCTCTGATCGCCTCGATCGGCATCCTGATCGGCCTTGCGGTCGGCGCCCTGATGCCGTCCGTGGCGATGCAGTTCCTCGGCGGCGTGCTGCCGGTATCGGCCAAGGCCGAGCTCTACCCCTCCGCGCTGCTGCTTGCCGCCGTCTTCGGCCTGCTGACGGCGCTCGCCTTCGCCATCATGCCGCTCGGCCATGCCCGCGAGGTGCCGGCCACCGCGCTCTTCCGCGAGCAGGGCTTCGAGGCGGGCCGCCTGCCGGGCTGGCCCTATATTCTGAGCGCTGCGCTCTTCCTTGCGGCGCTGGCCGGCCTTGCCGTCTACACGGCCTATGACCGCTACATCGCGCTCGTCTTCCTCGGCGCCATCGCCTTCGCCTTTGTCGTGCTCAGGGTCGTCGCCATGCTGATCACGGCGCTGGCGCGGCGCAGCCCGCGGGTCAATTCGCCGGCGCTCCGGCTCGCGGTCGGCAACATCCACCGTCCGGGCGCGCTGACCTCCTCCGTCGTGCTGTCGCTCGGCCTCGGCCTTGCCCTCCTCGTCACGCTGACGCTGATCGACGGAAACCTGCGCCGCGAGCTCACCGGCAACCTGCCGGAGCGTGCGCCGAACTTCTTCTTCGTCGATATCCAGGGCAGCGAACTCGACGGCTTCCGCGAAGTACTGAAGGCGAACATGCCGGAGGGCAAGATCATCGAGGTGCCGATGCTGCGCGGCCGGGTGATGGAGCTCGACGGTGTCGACGTCGCCAAGGTCAAGGTTCCGCCGGAAGGGCAATGGGTGCTGCGCGGCGACCGCGGCATCACCTATGCCAAGCGCGTGCCGGAAAACTCGACGCTTTCGGAAGGGACCTGGTGGCCGGAGGACTATTCCGGCGAACCGCTGGTGTCCTTCTCCACCGAGGAGGGCCGCGAGCTCGGCCTGAAGATCGGCGATACGGTGACCGTCAACGTGCTCGGCCGCAACATCACCGCACGCATCGCCAATTTCCGCAATGTCGAGTGGGAATCGCTGTCGATCAACTTCGTCATGGTCTTCTCGCCGAACACCTTCGCCAGCGCGCCGCATGCCTGGCTCGCCACCGTGATCGACCCGGGCGCGACGGCGGCGCAGGAGGCCGCGACGCTGAAGGCGATCACCAATGCCTATCCGACCGTCACCAGCGTGCGCGTCAAGGATGCGCTCGACGTGGTGAACGAACTGGTCGGGCAGCTCGCCACCGCCATAAGGGCGGCCGCCGCCGTCGCGCTGGTCGCCTCCATCCTCGTGCTCGCCGGGGCGCTCGCCGCCGGCAACCGGGCGCGCGTGCACGACGCGGTGGTGCTGAAGACGCTCGGCGCGACGCGGGCGACACTCATCCGCGCCTTCAGCTACGAATACCTGATGCTGGGGCTGGCAACCGCCGTCTTCGCGCTCTTCGCCGGCGGGGCGGCTGCCTGGTTCGTGGTGAGCCGCATCATGAAGCTGCCGTCGAGCTTCCTGCCCGACGTCGCGGTGATGACGGTCGCGACCGCGCTTATCCTCACCGTCGGCATCGGCCTTGCGGGGACCTGGCGCATTCTGGGGCAGAAGGCCGCGCCCGTGCTGCGCGAGCTCTGAAAAACGACCGGCCCGCACCCTCCGCCGAGGTTGCGGGTCTTGTGCGGAACACAATTCATGCTCATATTCACGTCAGGCAAGCTGGAGCCCCGCAGCGGCTGCCCGGAACCGCCCGCAAGGCAGGGACCGACACCGTAATCCCATGGGGCTTGAACCAAGAGGACAACATGGCTGATCTCCGCAATTACCAGACCCGACCGGCGGGCGCCCAGGCCGGCGCCGTCATCGACGAGGGCCTGCGCTCCTATATGCTTCGGGTCTACAACCTGATGGCGCTGGGTCTTGCGATCACCGGCCTCGTGGCGTTCTTCGCTTCCCAGGCCGCGATTTCCGGCGGCCAGCTCACGGCCTTCGGCCAGGCGATCTATCTGAGCCCGCTGCGCTGGGTCGTGATGCTCGCCCCGCTCGCGCTGGTCTTCTTCCTGAGCTTCCGCATCCACACGATGAGCGTTTCGGCCGCACAGACGACCTTCTGGGTCTATGCCGGCCTGATGGGCCTGTCGCTGTCGTCGATCTTCCTGATCTACACCGGCGCCAGCATCGCGCAGACCTTCTTCGTCTCGGCCGCCGCCTTCGGCGCCCTGTCGCTCTACGGCTACACGACGAAGCGGGATCTCTCCGCGATCGGCTCGTTCCTGGTCATGGGCCTCTTCGGCCTGATCATCGCCTCGCTGGTCAACCTGTTCCTCAAGTCCTCGGCGCTCGACTTCGCGATCTCCGCGATCGGCGTTCTGGTCTTCGCTGGCCTGACGGCGTGGGACACGCAGAAGATCAAGGAAATGTACTTCGAGGCCGACGACGTCGCCATGGCCGGCCGCAAGGCCATCATGGGCGCGCTGACGCTCTACCTCGACTTCATCAACCTCTTCCTGTTCCTGCTGCGCTTCCTCGGCAATCGCGACTGATGCCAGCAGGCCGGATGGCCGATGAAAAAACCCCGCCGGAAACGGCGGGGTTTTTGTTTGCGCATCCGGAAGGCGCGACCGGCAACCTTGCCGTTTATTCGGTGATGATCTTGAACTTGTCGCCCGGCTTGACCGTGCTCGTCGCGGTCATGGCATTGATCAGCCGGAAGAGATCGAGCTTGCGCTCCGTCCCCATCATGCGCGCCGAGAGCGAGGCGATCGTATCGCCGGGGCGGGCGGTGACGACGCGCACGCGCAACGGCTTCAGCGAGGCGGCTTCCTCCGCGGTCAGCTTGCGGAACGAGTTCCTGAGGATCGCCGCCGTCGGCTCCAGCGCCTTGGAGCCCGTCGGCACCGCCGTCAGGAAGCGGTAGATCTGGTTGTCGATGCGCACGACGGTGACGTCGAATTCCCAGCGGTCGGCGGCGGCCCGCGCGGTCGCGCCCGGCAGGCCGTTGATCGACACCGGCCGGATCGTCTCGGGCCTGAGGCCCGTCACCCAGCCGCTCGAAATGTAGTTGACGAGATCCTGTCCCTTGCTGTCGGCGACGCCGTCGAAGCGGATCGCGACGTCGCCGGGACCGGTCGCCAGAACCGCATCGGCCTTGTTGTCGATCTGGAAGCCTTCCGGCACGTCGAAACGAATGCCGAGCTTGCCGTGCAGGAAAGTCTGGCCGCGCACATAGCCCTCTTCCGGCGCGTCGCCGTAGAGAAGGCCGTCGATACCGGCGAGATAGTAGTCGCGGCCGCGGTCGCCGACCGTGCCCTCCGCCCCGAAGGCGCGGGCATGCAGGCGCGCCAGCTCGACCCGCTGCGGCGCGTTCGGATGGCTCGACAGGAAGTCGAGGCTCTGGTCGGCCTCCGGATCGACTGCGGTGAAGCGGGCATAGCCGGCCATGGAATCGAGGAAGCGTGCGGCCGCATAGGGATCGTAGCCCGCCTCGCCCAGCATGCGCACGCCGATGACGTCGGCCTGGAGCTCCTGGTTGCGCGAGAAGGCGGCAAGGCGCAGCTTGCCGCGCGCCAGCGCCTGCTTGCCGGCAATGTTGCTGGACAGCACCTCGGCGACGACGCGGCTCGCGATGACCTCGGCCTCCTCCTTCTTCTGCCGCTCGATGCCGTGGTTGGCGGTGACATGCGCCATTTCATGCGACAGCACGGCAGCGACTTCCGAAGCGTCGTTGGCGAGCGCCAGCAGGCCACGCGTCACGTAGAGATAGCCGCCCGGCAGCGCGAAGGCGTTGATGGCCGGCGAATTGAGGATGGTGATGCGGTAGGACTGGTTCGGGTTTTCCGAAACGGCCGTCAGCGCGCCGGTGATGCGGGCGACGAGCCGCTCGGTCTTGGCGTCCTTGTATTCGCCGCCGTAGCTCGCCACGATGCGCGGATGCTCGCGGGCGCCCATCTGGGCGCGCGGATCGTTCTTCTGCACCTCTTCGACGATCTGCGGATTGGAAGAGGGCGAGATCGTCGGCTCATAGCTCTGCTCGATGAGCGACTGGCAGCCCGAAAGCAGCGTGCCCGCGAGCAGCAGGGCCGCGACGGGTCTCACGACCCCGCGCCCGGATACCATTGCAGCTCCCTGCGTCGCTTTCGCCATGTCTCTTGCCCAAGCCCCTGAATGGGTTCGCGCCCGTGCCACAGCCTTCGGCCGCGGCGCGAGCGCGCATCGCCTTCGAACGGATGAGATAGACGCGCCATACCCGGCCGGCAACTCCCGATTCGACAAACGGTTTTCCTGTGGCTCCGGTGACACAGGGGGGCGACCAAATTGTGGCGTCTACTCCGGTCAAATCGCCCCGCCCCGCGTTAAAGGCCGGAACGGCCGAGGAATTTTGCAACGGGAGGTGGTTCGAGGCGTGCAAGGAAATCCGCCGCCGGCGCATCGAGGAGGATCGAGCCGGCCTCCAGGAACAGCACCCGCTCGGCAAGGCGGCTGATATCCTCGGGCTGGTGGGTGATGAAGAGGAGCGTGCTCTTCGTCTCGGCATGAAGCTCGGCGATCAGCCGCGCCATGTCCGCCCGCATGGCCGGGTCGAGCGCGGCGAAGGGCTCGTCGAGCAGCAGGATCGGCCGGCGGCGCACCAGCGCGCGGGCGAGCGCCACGCGCTGCCGCTCGCCGCCGGAAAGCGAGCCCGGCTGGCGCTTCTCGTAGCCGGCAAGGCCGACGCGGGCGAGCGCGGCGCTGACATTTTCACGGCCAGCCGCATCCAGCCTCAGGCCCGGATCGACGCCGAGGCCGATATTGTCGGCGGCGGAAAGGTGGGCGAAGAGGTTGTTGTCCTGGAAGACGATGGAGACCGGCCGCTCCGCCGGATCGCGGCCGGCCATATCCTCGCCGAACAACCTCACGCTGCCGCTTGCCGGCTTCTCGAAACCGGTGATGACGTTGAAGAGCGTCGACTTGCCAGCGCCCGAGGGGCCGGCGACGGCGACGGCGGCCCCTGCCGGAATGGCGCAATCGAAGGCGAGGCTCTTTTCCGCGAAGCGCACGGTGACATCGGCAAGGGAAATGGCGGGATCAGGCATCGGAGCCGGGTCTTTCGGTTTGGCGCTCGGCGGCGGTCGAGGGCAGCGTCAGCAGCAGGCATAGCACGCCGAGGATCAGCGCGATGCCCGCGGCATCGGCCGTGCGGTAGCTCGCCATGCGGGAATAGAGCAGCCAGGGCAGCGTGACGAAGCCCTCCGCGCCGAAAATGGCGACGGCGCCGAGATCGCCGAGCGACAGCGCCATGGCGAAGGCGAAGGCGGTGAGGAAGGGCTTTTTCAGCGCGGGCCAGTCGATGCGCAGGAAGCGCCGCCAGCCGGTGACGCCGAGGCTGAGCGCAAGGCGCGCGGTGCGGGAGAGATGCGTGCGATAGGCGGGCTCCAGCACGCGGATGACGAAGGGCAGCGCCATCAGCGCATTGAGCACGGTGACGACGAAGGGCGCGAAGCGGCCCGTCTCGCCGAAGGTGCGCAGCATCAGGAACCAGCCGGTTGCGACGACGACCGGCGGCACGAGCAGGATCAGCGAGCCGACCGCCGGCAGCGCGCGGCCCGTCAGCCGCGTGGCGCCGCCGCCGTCACCGCTTTCGGCAAGGCGTGGCACCAGCACGACGGGAAGGGCGACGGCAAGGCTGAGGGCGGCGGA
The Shinella zoogloeoides DNA segment above includes these coding regions:
- a CDS encoding ABC transporter permease produces the protein MRAGAVLRQVPLALRLALREMRGGLKGFYIFLACIALGTAAIAGVNSVSSAITQAIASQGQTLLAGDVRFEFRNRFATPEELNYFEGLGAVSRTTGLRSMVRLPDGSDQTLVEAKGVDGAYPLYGTLETEPQKPAAALFAKDGDAYGAVVAPLLLDRLGLAVGDEILLGTAKIRIAATLTREPDAVSEGFGFAPRLMLPEEALRASGLVQTGSLVENAYRIRLAKPDLSPAAIRAEANKAFPTAGWSIRTADSAAPALTANITRFSQFLTLVGLTALIVGGVGVANAVRAYLDSKRSVIATFKCLGAPASLVALVYLAQIALIASIGILIGLAVGALMPSVAMQFLGGVLPVSAKAELYPSALLLAAVFGLLTALAFAIMPLGHAREVPATALFREQGFEAGRLPGWPYILSAALFLAALAGLAVYTAYDRYIALVFLGAIAFAFVVLRVVAMLITALARRSPRVNSPALRLAVGNIHRPGALTSSVVLSLGLGLALLVTLTLIDGNLRRELTGNLPERAPNFFFVDIQGSELDGFREVLKANMPEGKIIEVPMLRGRVMELDGVDVAKVKVPPEGQWVLRGDRGITYAKRVPENSTLSEGTWWPEDYSGEPLVSFSTEEGRELGLKIGDTVTVNVLGRNITARIANFRNVEWESLSINFVMVFSPNTFASAPHAWLATVIDPGATAAQEAATLKAITNAYPTVTSVRVKDALDVVNELVGQLATAIRAAAAVALVASILVLAGALAAGNRARVHDAVVLKTLGATRATLIRAFSYEYLMLGLATAVFALFAGGAAAWFVVSRIMKLPSSFLPDVAVMTVATALILTVGIGLAGTWRILGQKAAPVLREL
- a CDS encoding Bax inhibitor-1/YccA family protein; amino-acid sequence: MADLRNYQTRPAGAQAGAVIDEGLRSYMLRVYNLMALGLAITGLVAFFASQAAISGGQLTAFGQAIYLSPLRWVVMLAPLALVFFLSFRIHTMSVSAAQTTFWVYAGLMGLSLSSIFLIYTGASIAQTFFVSAAAFGALSLYGYTTKRDLSAIGSFLVMGLFGLIIASLVNLFLKSSALDFAISAIGVLVFAGLTAWDTQKIKEMYFEADDVAMAGRKAIMGALTLYLDFINLFLFLLRFLGNRD
- a CDS encoding M48 family metalloprotease: MVSGRGVVRPVAALLLAGTLLSGCQSLIEQSYEPTISPSSNPQIVEEVQKNDPRAQMGAREHPRIVASYGGEYKDAKTERLVARITGALTAVSENPNQSYRITILNSPAINAFALPGGYLYVTRGLLALANDASEVAAVLSHEMAHVTANHGIERQKKEEAEVIASRVVAEVLSSNIAGKQALARGKLRLAAFSRNQELQADVIGVRMLGEAGYDPYAAARFLDSMAGYARFTAVDPEADQSLDFLSSHPNAPQRVELARLHARAFGAEGTVGDRGRDYYLAGIDGLLYGDAPEEGYVRGQTFLHGKLGIRFDVPEGFQIDNKADAVLATGPGDVAIRFDGVADSKGQDLVNYISSGWVTGLRPETIRPVSINGLPGATARAAADRWEFDVTVVRIDNQIYRFLTAVPTGSKALEPTAAILRNSFRKLTAEEAASLKPLRVRVVTARPGDTIASLSARMMGTERKLDLFRLINAMTATSTVKPGDKFKIITE
- the thiQ gene encoding thiamine ABC transporter ATP-binding protein; this encodes MPDPAISLADVTVRFAEKSLAFDCAIPAGAAVAVAGPSGAGKSTLFNVITGFEKPASGSVRLFGEDMAGRDPAERPVSIVFQDNNLFAHLSAADNIGLGVDPGLRLDAAGRENVSAALARVGLAGYEKRQPGSLSGGERQRVALARALVRRRPILLLDEPFAALDPAMRADMARLIAELHAETKSTLLFITHQPEDISRLAERVLFLEAGSILLDAPAADFLARLEPPPVAKFLGRSGL